A region of Lycium barbarum isolate Lr01 chromosome 3, ASM1917538v2, whole genome shotgun sequence DNA encodes the following proteins:
- the LOC132631282 gene encoding pentatricopeptide repeat-containing protein At2g38420, mitochondrial, which yields MSTFSLLKKKMSLFRQSIRGITFIQHFSSHSSNVNNYYLRQKRKWPHSPYKTKYQDQETFPHQLAMQKLIQSTKNMSPKTNLLSILIDSFSSYKCNPTPNAYFFILNTLTKNPTTWDQIPHILDHIHNVEDFNTPEYIFTYLIKFYGVSDKTNLAFELFFTMPCFRCNPSVKSLNVLIWVIFKNNYDLRFVLLVLVKCQLMNIWVEESTFKILIKELCRIGKVKICVDLLNLMVDSGFNLDGNSCSLILCTMSGLKVCDGIDIWGVLKEMRKLGYIPKRVDLCNVIRFYVKNEKGVDGLLVLNKMKMSGIMVPDIVCYNLVLNGLILEGEWNYADEVFDELLVSGLVPDIVTYNVYINGLCKQNKVDEALRMIGCMEDLGCKPETNTYYTILEALCRSNEMLSSATKEFFGQMKLKGLQLNAHMYGIMIDCMIRNGEVDEAYNMLHEMVGMGFVPQSVTFDGLIYCLCERGLLSEVMELLSIMVAKNVVPGIGSWEALVQALSNSAKEDSSK from the coding sequence ATGTCAACATTCAGTCTGTTGAAGAAAAAAATGTCACTGTTTAGACAATCCATACGAGGCATAACATTTATCCAACACTTTTCTTCACATTCATCAAATGTGAACAATTATTATCTTCGTCAAAAAAGAAAATGGCCACATTCACCTTACAAAACCAAATATCAAGATCAAGAAACCTTCCCTCATCAATTAGCCATGCAAAAGTTAATACAATCAACTAAAAACATGTCCCCTAAGACTAATCTTTTATCAATTCTTATTGACTCTTTTTCTTCATATAAATGCAACCCAACTCCAAATGCATACTTTTTTATCCTCAACACACTTACCAAGAACCCCACCACATGGGATCAAATCCCTCATATTCTTGATCATATTCATAATGTTGAAGACTTTAACACACCTGAATATATATTCACTTATTTAATTAAGTTTTATGGGGTTTCTGACAAGACCAATTTAGCATTTGAGTTGTTTTTTACTATGCCATGTTTTAGATGTAACCCAAGTGTGAAATCTTTAAATGTTTTGATTTGGGTTATTTTTAAAAACAATTATGATTTGAGATTTGTGCTGTTAGTTTTGGTTAAGTGTCAGTTAATGAACATTTGGGTTGAAGAATCAACATTCAAGATTTTGATTAAGGAACTTTGTAGGATTGGAAAGGTGAAAATTTGTGTTGATTTGTTGAACTTAATGGTGGATAGTGGGTTTAATCTTGATGGAAATAGTTGTTCTTTGATTTTATGTACAATGAGTGGACTAAAAGTGTGTGATGGGATTGATATTTGGGGTGTTTTGAAAGAAATGAGAAAGTTAGGATATATTCCAAAAAGGGTTGATTTATGTAATGTGATTAGATtttatgtgaaaaatgaaaaagggGTTGATGGTTTATTGGTGTTAAATAAGATGAAAATGAGTGGAATAATGGTGCCTGATATTGTATGTTATAATTTGGTTTTGAATGGACTGATTCTTGAAGGGGAGTGGAATTATGCAGATGAAGTGTTTGATGAATTGCTTGTGTCAGGTTTGGTACCTGATATTGTTACTTATAATGTGTATATTAATGGTTTGTGTAAGCAGAATAAAGTTGATGAGGCATTAAGAATGATTGGTTGTATGGAGGATTTGGGTTGTAAACCCGAAACGAACACTTATTACACAATACTGGAGGCTCTGTGTAGGAGTAATGAGATGTTATCGTCTGCTACTAAAGAATTTTTCGGGCAAATGAAATTAAAGGGTTTGCAACTCAATGCACATATGTATGGGATTATGATTGACTGCATGATTAGAAATGGTGAAGTTGACGAAGCGTATAATATGCTACATGAGATGGTTGGCATGGGGTTTGTTCCTCAGTCAGTTACATTTGATGGATTAATTTATTGTTTGTGCGAAAGGGGTTTGTTATCTGAGGTTATGGAATTGCTAAGCATAATGGTCGCCAAGAACGTTGTACCTGGAATTGGATCATGGGAAGCATTAGTTCAAGCATTATCTAATTCTGCAAAAGAGGATTCCTCAAAGTGA